The following are encoded together in the Paludisphaera mucosa genome:
- the purD gene encoding phosphoribosylamine--glycine ligase, translated as MKVLVIGKGGREHALCWKLKQSPRVTAVYCAPGNAGTALDAQNVAIEPNDQRGLAQFAKREGIGLTVVGPEEPLAKGLVDLFQREGLRVFGPRRDSAELEGSKVFAKDLMRQAGIPTADYRIFRSAPDAEHYILSREVALIVRSRGRSMIRNTIHCRTAAETLEAVERILDPREMLGPGVQVEIEDRGVRKVFGTLAEAREYVLNCPLGIVVKADGLAAGKGVYVCSTLRQAIDALDQIMVRRIYGQAGDRVLIEERLDGRETSVLAFTDGRTIVPLASSQDYKRALDGDEGPNTGGMGAFSPTPMVTPELMQEVEREVLVPIVHALKRARRPFRGILYAGLMLTNQGPKVLEFNVRFGDPETQVILMRLKSDLLDVLEAVVDERLDTVALEWDPRPAVTVVMASEGYPGHYEHNRWIQHVAAADRLPDVKVFHAGTKLRPDPEAGREPRIVSDGGRVLNVTALGDDLAQARERAYEAVRTIRFPGGFYRRDIAENVGEGGGGRPGPAVTS; from the coding sequence GTGAAAGTCCTGGTCATCGGCAAGGGGGGCCGCGAGCACGCCCTGTGCTGGAAGCTCAAGCAGTCGCCGCGGGTCACCGCGGTCTATTGCGCCCCGGGGAACGCGGGCACCGCCCTCGACGCCCAGAACGTCGCCATCGAGCCGAACGACCAGCGCGGGCTGGCCCAGTTCGCCAAGCGCGAGGGGATCGGCCTGACCGTGGTCGGCCCCGAGGAGCCGCTGGCGAAGGGCCTGGTCGACCTCTTCCAGCGCGAGGGCCTGCGGGTCTTCGGCCCCCGCCGCGACTCGGCCGAGCTCGAGGGGAGCAAGGTCTTCGCCAAGGACCTGATGCGCCAGGCCGGCATCCCCACGGCCGACTACCGGATCTTCCGCAGCGCGCCCGACGCCGAGCACTACATCCTGTCGCGCGAGGTCGCCCTGATCGTCCGCTCGCGCGGCCGGTCGATGATCCGCAACACGATCCACTGCCGCACCGCCGCCGAGACCCTCGAGGCCGTCGAGCGGATCCTCGACCCGCGCGAGATGCTCGGCCCCGGCGTGCAGGTCGAGATCGAGGACCGCGGGGTCCGCAAGGTCTTCGGCACCCTCGCCGAGGCCCGCGAGTACGTCCTCAACTGCCCGCTCGGCATCGTGGTCAAGGCCGACGGCCTGGCGGCCGGCAAGGGGGTCTACGTCTGCAGCACGCTCCGCCAGGCGATCGACGCGCTCGACCAGATCATGGTCCGGCGGATCTACGGCCAGGCCGGCGACCGCGTGCTGATCGAGGAGCGGCTCGACGGCCGCGAGACCAGCGTGCTGGCCTTCACCGACGGCCGCACCATCGTCCCCCTGGCCTCCAGCCAGGACTACAAACGGGCCCTCGACGGCGACGAGGGGCCCAACACCGGCGGCATGGGGGCCTTCTCGCCCACGCCCATGGTCACCCCCGAGCTGATGCAGGAGGTCGAGCGCGAGGTCCTGGTGCCGATCGTCCACGCCCTGAAGCGGGCGCGGCGGCCGTTCCGGGGGATCCTCTACGCCGGCCTGATGCTGACCAACCAGGGGCCCAAGGTCCTGGAGTTCAACGTCCGGTTCGGCGACCCCGAGACCCAGGTGATCCTCATGCGGCTGAAGTCCGACCTGCTCGACGTGCTCGAGGCGGTGGTCGACGAGCGGCTCGACACGGTGGCCCTGGAGTGGGACCCCCGCCCCGCCGTCACGGTCGTGATGGCGTCCGAGGGCTACCCCGGGCACTACGAGCACAACCGCTGGATCCAGCACGTCGCCGCCGCCGACAGGCTCCCCGACGTGAAGGTCTTCCACGCCGGCACCAAGCTCAGGCCCGACCCCGAGGCGGGCCGCGAGCCCCGGATCGTCAGCGACGGCGGCCGGGTTCTCAACGTCACCGCCCTGGGCGACGACCTGGCCCAGGCCCGCGAACGCGCGTACGAGGCGGTGCGGACCATCCGGTTCCCGGGCGGCTTCTACCGCCGCGACATCGCCGAGAACGTCGGCGAGGGCGGCGGCGGCCGACCGGGCCCGGCCGTCACTTCTTGA
- the ilvD gene encoding dihydroxy-acid dehydratase — protein sequence MRSDTIKQGDARAAHRSLLRATGVREDDWKKPFIAICNSHVDIIPGHVHLQEVGNYVKECVRAAGGVPFIFNTIGVDDGIAMGHGGMKYSLPSRELIADSVETMINAHMFDGMICIPNCDKIVPGMFMGAMRVNVPTIFVSGGPMEAGKTADGKTVDLIDAFVGGVQKARGLMTAEELDEIEKAACPTCGSCSGMFTANSMNCLAEALGMALPGNGTILATAADRKVLFEKAARRIVEMAMEFNRVGEGHGLLPREIATAAAFDNSMVLDMAMGGSTNTVLHILAIAHEAGVPFTLDRIDELSKKTPNICKVSPSSKYHVEDVARAGGIHTILGEVARGCPGLLDLTARTVTGKSLGENIEAYDVRSAAAVQTAQTMTRVRAGGERSSQAWTVPSVAGDPRSQAAGLAVLESEGESEVPDAGGGDGHVPSDDGFDAYDVIRTVDKAYSQTGGLTMLKGNLAPDGAVIKTAGVNPKMLRHTGPAVIFESEIDAYNGIVFGKVKPGDVIVIRYEGPRGGPGMQEMLAPTTAVKGVGLDDKCALITDGRFSGGTAGASIGHVSPEAAVGGPIGLIRDGDVVDIDVPAGNLSVRLSDEELKARREAWQPRPSPFRTGWLARYQKLATSADTGAILKCD from the coding sequence ATGCGTTCCGACACGATCAAGCAAGGCGACGCGCGCGCCGCGCACCGCAGCCTGTTGCGCGCCACCGGCGTCCGCGAGGACGACTGGAAGAAGCCGTTCATCGCCATCTGCAACAGCCACGTCGACATCATCCCGGGCCACGTCCACCTGCAAGAGGTCGGCAACTACGTCAAGGAATGCGTGCGCGCGGCGGGGGGCGTGCCGTTCATCTTCAACACGATCGGCGTCGACGACGGCATCGCGATGGGCCACGGCGGGATGAAGTACTCGCTCCCCTCGCGCGAGCTGATCGCCGACTCGGTCGAGACGATGATCAACGCCCACATGTTCGACGGCATGATCTGCATCCCCAACTGCGACAAGATCGTGCCCGGCATGTTCATGGGGGCCATGCGGGTCAACGTGCCGACGATCTTCGTCTCGGGCGGGCCGATGGAGGCCGGCAAGACGGCCGACGGCAAGACGGTCGACCTGATCGACGCCTTCGTCGGCGGCGTGCAGAAGGCCCGCGGCCTGATGACGGCCGAGGAGTTGGACGAGATCGAGAAGGCCGCCTGCCCCACCTGCGGCAGCTGCTCGGGCATGTTCACGGCCAACAGCATGAACTGCCTGGCCGAGGCCCTGGGCATGGCCCTCCCCGGCAACGGCACGATCCTGGCCACCGCGGCCGACCGCAAGGTCCTCTTCGAGAAGGCGGCCAGGCGGATCGTCGAGATGGCCATGGAGTTCAACCGCGTCGGCGAGGGCCACGGCCTGCTGCCGCGCGAGATCGCCACCGCGGCGGCGTTCGACAACTCGATGGTCCTCGACATGGCCATGGGCGGCAGCACCAACACCGTGCTCCACATCCTGGCCATCGCCCACGAGGCCGGCGTGCCGTTCACGCTCGACCGGATCGACGAGCTGAGCAAGAAGACGCCCAACATCTGCAAGGTCAGCCCGTCGAGCAAGTACCACGTCGAGGACGTGGCCCGGGCCGGCGGCATCCACACCATCCTCGGCGAGGTCGCCCGCGGCTGCCCCGGCCTGCTCGACCTGACGGCCCGGACCGTCACCGGCAAGTCGCTGGGCGAGAACATCGAGGCCTACGACGTCCGGAGCGCCGCGGCCGTCCAGACCGCCCAGACGATGACCCGGGTGCGGGCCGGCGGCGAGCGGTCGTCGCAGGCCTGGACCGTCCCCAGCGTGGCCGGCGACCCCCGGTCGCAGGCCGCCGGCCTGGCCGTCCTCGAATCCGAGGGCGAGTCCGAGGTCCCCGACGCCGGCGGCGGCGACGGCCACGTCCCCTCGGACGACGGCTTCGACGCCTACGACGTCATCCGGACCGTCGACAAGGCCTACTCGCAGACCGGCGGGCTGACGATGCTGAAGGGGAACCTCGCCCCCGACGGCGCCGTGATCAAGACGGCCGGCGTGAACCCCAAGATGCTCCGGCACACCGGCCCGGCGGTCATCTTCGAGAGCGAGATCGACGCCTACAACGGCATCGTGTTCGGCAAGGTCAAGCCCGGCGACGTCATCGTCATCCGCTACGAAGGCCCCCGCGGCGGCCCCGGCATGCAGGAGATGCTCGCCCCCACCACGGCCGTCAAGGGCGTCGGCCTCGACGACAAGTGCGCGCTCATCACCGACGGCCGCTTCTCGGGCGGGACCGCCGGCGCGTCGATCGGCCACGTCAGCCCCGAGGCCGCCGTCGGCGGCCCCATCGGCCTGATCCGCGACGGCGACGTCGTCGACATCGACGTCCCCGCCGGCAACCTCTCCGTCCGCCTCTCCGACGAGGAACTGAAAGCCCGCCGCGAAGCCTGGCAGCCCCGCCCCTCCCCGTTCCGGACCGGCTGGCTCGCCCGCTACCAGAAGCTCGCCACCAGCGCCGACACCGGCGCGATCCTCAAGTGCGACTGA
- a CDS encoding RNA polymerase sigma factor has product MAGGRRSSIEGRVRTLWTLGAVVDVDDRTLLSRYVFDRDESAEEAFRILVERHGPMVFRVCRQVLGDRQDAEDAAQAVFLVLACKAASIRVDGSLAPWLHGVARRVASKARGRLISLRRTERDAARERGSELEPPPADDWGTLHDEVARLSEKYRTPVVLCYLQGRTYEDAARSIGCPVGTVRVRLSRAREQLRVRLTRRGFGPGRLAAIISSLPDQSAALSPSSASFLDGSAWLEATVKAVRSLRWDRTTLAEAVPSSVLSSYQGMIQTMILDGCKTAAVWTLAVGMTAAGALCFSATGRAWQEAAPSDRRPHFTTTTKAPPVLAPPEKSGEQAARERLARAARIRLDAQRYFFQEGRITIDRFIDASEQLMDCEMAASPNQDQREAAAEAHRERMGELAGTEENRLKAGAGSATDFVEAWAASKLADFSLREARRDRDSGEVDALKRRVEALEKQLKSVIKEQERAGGDPAPRPETSTRQAAPRTP; this is encoded by the coding sequence ATGGCCGGAGGACGTCGTTCGTCGATCGAAGGCCGAGTTCGCACGCTCTGGACCCTCGGAGCGGTCGTGGACGTCGACGATCGGACCTTGCTCTCCCGCTACGTTTTCGATCGGGACGAATCGGCGGAAGAGGCCTTCCGGATTCTCGTCGAGCGGCATGGCCCGATGGTCTTTCGAGTGTGCCGACAGGTGCTCGGCGATCGGCAGGACGCCGAGGACGCCGCGCAGGCCGTCTTCCTCGTGCTCGCCTGCAAGGCGGCCTCGATCCGGGTCGACGGGTCGCTCGCCCCATGGCTCCACGGCGTGGCCCGACGCGTCGCGTCGAAAGCGCGAGGACGGCTCATATCCCTCAGGCGGACCGAACGGGACGCGGCCCGAGAGCGCGGCAGCGAGCTGGAACCTCCTCCCGCCGACGACTGGGGAACCCTTCACGATGAGGTGGCCCGGCTGTCGGAGAAGTACCGGACGCCGGTCGTCCTCTGCTATCTCCAGGGACGGACCTATGAAGACGCGGCCAGGTCGATCGGTTGCCCGGTCGGCACGGTCCGCGTGCGGCTCTCCCGCGCCCGCGAACAGCTGCGCGTCCGCTTGACTCGTCGCGGCTTCGGCCCGGGACGTCTCGCAGCGATCATTTCGTCCCTGCCCGACCAGAGTGCGGCCCTCTCCCCGTCATCGGCCTCATTCCTGGACGGGTCGGCCTGGCTCGAAGCGACCGTCAAGGCGGTTCGCTCTCTGCGATGGGACCGGACGACGTTGGCCGAGGCGGTTCCGAGTTCGGTTCTCTCCTCTTACCAAGGGATGATTCAGACGATGATCCTCGACGGGTGCAAGACGGCTGCGGTATGGACGCTCGCCGTCGGGATGACGGCCGCGGGTGCGCTATGTTTCTCCGCGACCGGTCGCGCATGGCAGGAGGCCGCCCCCTCGGATCGTCGTCCCCATTTCACCACGACCACCAAGGCGCCGCCTGTGCTTGCTCCACCGGAGAAGTCCGGGGAACAGGCGGCACGCGAAAGGTTGGCCAGGGCCGCGCGGATCCGGCTGGACGCCCAACGCTACTTCTTCCAGGAAGGGCGAATCACGATCGACCGTTTCATCGACGCATCCGAGCAGTTGATGGACTGCGAAATGGCCGCGAGCCCGAACCAGGACCAACGCGAGGCGGCGGCCGAGGCGCACCGGGAACGCATGGGAGAGCTCGCGGGCACCGAGGAAAATCGCCTGAAGGCGGGAGCGGGATCGGCCACCGACTTCGTGGAAGCTTGGGCCGCATCCAAGCTCGCAGACTTCTCATTGCGGGAAGCCCGCCGAGATCGAGACTCCGGGGAGGTCGACGCCCTCAAGCGGCGGGTCGAGGCTCTGGAGAAACAACTCAAATCGGTCATCAAGGAGCAAGAGCGAGCGGGCGGCGACCCGGCCCCGCGGCCCGAAACTTCCACACGCCAAGCCGCACCGCGGACACCGTGA